In the genome of Candidatus Eremiobacteraceae bacterium, the window CGGACGGTGCTCCTTTGACGTCGGCCGACGTCGCCTACACCTGGCAGCAGGCGGAGAATCCGCTCAACAACACGCCCAACCGGGAGCCGGCGGATCGCGTCGCATCGTTGACGACGCCGGATCCGTATACCGTCGTGGTGCGCCTGAAGGCTCCGTTCTCTCCGTTCGTGGGCGCGTTTTTCCGCAGCGGCTATACGCCAGGCGGCGGGATCTTGCCGAGCCATTTGCTGCGTCGTTACAGCGATCTCAACCGCGTTTCTTACAATCTGAAGCCGATCGGCAGCGGGCCGTTCGTGGTGGAATCGTGGCAACCGGGGATCGAGTTGCGCTTGGCGGCCAATCCGACGTATTTCCGCGGCGCGCCCAAGCTCAAGCGCATCGTCATCTCGATCATCCCCAGTGAGAATTCGCTGCTCAACTCGATGCAGTCACACGACATCGACTTCTATTATAATCTGCCGGAATCGCAGTATGCGCAGCTGCAGGGGGCTGACGGCGTGCGCTTGTCGGTGGAACCGACGTATTCGCTCGAGCACATAAAGTTCAATTGCGGGCGGGCGCCGCTGTCGGACGTGCGGGTGCGCCAGGCCGTCGCGTATGCGATCGACTGGCAGAGTCTGGTGAAACGGGTGTATCTGGGTTTGGGGACGCCGGCGATGGCGGATGTCCGTCCGGACTCGTGGGCGTACAACTCCGCAGCGCTGCCGTATCCGTTCGATCCGGCGCGCGCCAAGAGTTTGCTGCGCAGCGCGGGTTGGACGCCGGGGGCATCCGGTGTGCTGCGCAAGAACGGCCGCGACTTGAGCCTGGAGATGATCACGGTCGTGGGTGCTTCGGTGCGGCTCAAGGCGGAAGAGGCGGTGCAGCAGGATCTGCGTGCCGTGGGCATCGACGTCAACATCCACAACTATCCGGCGAGCATCGTCTTCGCGACGTGGGCGAGCAACGGCATCATGACGCGCGGCAACTACGATCTTGCACTGGTGACGATGGATCTCGATGCGGATCCCGACAACAGCATCAACCTGAGCCCGGATCAGCTGCCGCCGCGCGGGCAGAACCGCTCGTTTTTCGTGGATCGGGATGTCGGGGCGTGGGAAGCGGCGGCGCTGCGTAGCCCCGATCAAGCCGTGCGGCGGCGGTATTACGTCTTGGTGCAGCAACGCATCCACGATGCGCTGCCCTTCCACGGGATCGTGTGGCGGCCGACGATCGACGCGATGAACGTAGACCTGCGCGGTTTCCGGCCAGGGGCGGCGTACGATTTCTGGAACGCATACGAATGGTCGCTGTGACGATCGAGCTTTCGAGACCCTTGCGACTATGAGGAGAGCGCTGATGCATCGGCTTTCGACCTTCATCGTCATCTGCGGGTTGATCTTGTTCGCCGGAACGAACGTGCTTGCGATGCCGACGACCACCACGAACGCACAGCCCGTCCTCAGTCAAGTCCAACTCGCCATCAGCGCCGCCGTGCAACCCGCATATACCCTGAGCAGCAGCTGCACGGCCGGCCACACCGCCATCACATTTCATTTGTCGGTGAGCAACGTAGGCTCGATCTCCAGTCCTGCGAACAGCGACGTCCACGCGGTGTGGGTGCAAGATGCGGCGATTGCATCCTGGGCCGGCGGCGCGGCGTTGCCCGCGTTGCAGCCGAAAGCGAGCGCGCAGATAGACGTGGCTCTCGCGGCGCTCAATCCGCCGTCCGGCATGAGCGGCCGACACGTGTTCAACGCGACGGTTGGCGGTGCGAAGACGAGCATCGCGGTGGTTGTCCCCAGCGGATTCTGCAGCGGGAGCGCGGCCGTGTCATTGGTGCAACCGGCCGGCGTTGCCCACGCGATGCCAACCCCGACGAAGAATCCGACGCTGCAGGCCAATCCGATCGCGCAGCTGGCAGCCGGGCCTATCCCGGCACCGAAGAATCTTGTCTACACCAACAGCCCGCAGGTGTGCGCCGCGCATATCCCGGGCCTAGGCGCGGCGCTCGTCTGCCCCGGCATCATCGCGAGCGCCGTGACACTGCCGCTCGTGTGGGATTGGATGGCGTGCACGCAGACTGGCTGCTTGCAGCAAATCGATGGCTACCACATCTATCGGGTCACCACGTATACAGGCGACCCTCGTCGCATCGCGTCTTTGGGCATGGGCCAGCCGGTCGACACGCAGCCGGATCCGACCATCACGATCCGCGGTATTTCGCCGTATAACAAGACCGATTGTTTCGTCGTCACGGCATTCAAAGGATCGGTGGAGTCCCCCGCGAGCAACAAGTGGTGCGGCGCGTCGAACCTGGCCATGGGCGAAGTGACGCTACAGCTGCAACCGACCGTACTGCAGACTAGATATTCGCACGATCTGACGCCGTGCGCTCCGACGTCAATCACACAGATCGAGACTCCTCAGATCGACGAAGGGGTCACGCTACTAGGTTCACCCTCCGAGCCGCACGATCAATGCTATACGACCCGGATCATCCGCGGCTACGCCG includes:
- a CDS encoding peptide ABC transporter substrate-binding protein; translated protein: LVPDAALVVPTLANGGVSKDGLTITYHLRHGITFSDGAPLTSADVAYTWQQAENPLNNTPNREPADRVASLTTPDPYTVVVRLKAPFSPFVGAFFRSGYTPGGGILPSHLLRRYSDLNRVSYNLKPIGSGPFVVESWQPGIELRLAANPTYFRGAPKLKRIVISIIPSENSLLNSMQSHDIDFYYNLPESQYAQLQGADGVRLSVEPTYSLEHIKFNCGRAPLSDVRVRQAVAYAIDWQSLVKRVYLGLGTPAMADVRPDSWAYNSAALPYPFDPARAKSLLRSAGWTPGASGVLRKNGRDLSLEMITVVGASVRLKAEEAVQQDLRAVGIDVNIHNYPASIVFATWASNGIMTRGNYDLALVTMDLDADPDNSINLSPDQLPPRGQNRSFFVDRDVGAWEAAALRSPDQAVRRRYYVLVQQRIHDALPFHGIVWRPTIDAMNVDLRGFRPGAAYDFWNAYEWSL